The Chlamydia poikilotherma DNA segment GAAGCCTCTCATGTTACGGATTCCTTGAGTTATTATACAAGGGAGTAGGTAAATTATTCCGCTATAGATGAAATCGATAGTAAAAGCGTGTTTTGCATCTAATAGTAAGGAATGCAGACTCCAATTAATTTTATGATTAAAAAAGGCAAGGGTTGGGTAGGAGAAATAAGAAAATACTAAAACAAATATAGAATTAATAAGGGGTATCGATAACCACCTATCATTAAGAAAGATTTTATGCATTTTATGGAGAAGAGCTGAGGTAGTGATATATAGAAATGTATGAATTCCAAATAGATATGAAGATCCAATATCACAAAATAGGCCAAGAATTAAGGCGTGAATTAGTATTTCTTCTTTGGGTAATCTATAAAAATTAGCTACTAGATAGGGAGCAAAGAAAATTGGGCATAGGTCAGGATAGTATTGAGGACAGATAAAGAAACTCAATACAGAGAGAGAAAGACATTGAAAAGATACTAACCGGTCCATGAGGGGATACAAGGTGGGTTCACTAAAGTTCATAGCAAGATTCAAGATTGTTTTCTCTTATTTTCTTAATATTGTCTTTATTTTTCTTATTTATTCTTCCAAACATTCTGTTAGTTAGAAATTTCTATTAATTTAAATTAATTGCTTTGTTTAATTAATTAATTTTTAACTAAAATTAATTTATAGGTTTGATTAGAAAATTTTTATTTCTATGAGCGGGACAAAAAAGAAAAGAAATAGACGAGATTTGTCTCGGGTAATTCAGAAGAAGACAGAGCAGCTTTTGAATAAACCTAAAAAATTAAAAGGAAAGAAGTCTAAGTTTCTTATTTCCAAAGATCAAAAACAACTTCGCCATCGTGCTGAGAAGTATGACAATTTAGTACGCTCCCTATTAGATAGGAAAACTCATGATTCTAATCATGTTTTAATTTTTAACTATCAGGATGGTTTCGTTTTTACCGATATTAATAATTTTGGAAAGTATTCTGTAAAGCTATAAGTATGAACTTAAAAAGCTAATAAAAACTTGCAGAACGGGACAAACCCGTAATAAGGCTGAGGTTAGCCTGGGCTAATTTTTGCGCTCCAGAAGCTGCTGCAATATTGAGATCTCCACAATCTCAATATTGCCGGACAGTTTGGTACGAGTACCTCATCTGGAACGACGGCGGCGCACTTTCTTGCGCCTACCGGCTCTCTTCCCTCCTCCCTTATTTTTAGGTTTTTTCGCAAGGTGCCGCCACCTTGCGTTTTTTTTTGTCTTTTTCTCTTTTAATTGTTTCTTAAGTTCTTTTTTTTGAATTAATTATTTTTTATTTTAAAATTAAAACATAACTAATGAGTATTTTTTAAAAACTCTGAGAATAAATTATGTCAATTTCTGGAAATAGTAATATTTCTCCTTCAGGACCTGATAAATGGGACCCCGCAATTATGGGGAAACAACCGGAGTCATTATCGGGTCCTAAAGAGTCCGTATTTTCTGAAACAAAGGAGACCTCTTCTAGAAAGCAGGAGGCTATGATTCAGTCTGGAGCCAGTGCGAATTATGAGACTGATCTCCAGATTAATGAGGGAAAATATCGAAAGACTCAGGAAAAAGCCTCGTCCTCTCCTAAATCAAAATTGCGCGGTGCCTTTTCCAAAGTTCGAGCTAGTGTTCAGGGATTTTTATCGGGATTTGGTACAAGGGCTTCTAGAATTTCTGCTCGTAAGGCAGAGGCTGATGGAGAAGGAAGATCTCTGTTGCCCAGCGATATGGAAATGGTCAGTAAGAAGGGGAACCGTATTTCTCCAGAAATGCAGGGATTTTATTTAGATGCATCTGGGATTAGCGACACCTCTTCTGACGTTTCTATGCTTTCTCTAGAGTCGTTGCGATCCACGTCCTTAGCCTCATTATCGATATCAAGGGAGGAGATCAGTGCTGCAGAAACTTCTTCAATAGCTTCATTTCAGACGGCTAGAGCGTCGATAACAGAGTCTACAGTGACTGCCTGGACAGTGAATCGCCTAGGTGGAGAAATGATTAGCACAATCTTAGATCCAAATATAGAGACCTCTTCTTTATTGCGCAGAGCTTCTCTTGTTGGTAATGAGGGTATGATAGATGTATCGGATTTAGAAAATCGCAGTCTTAGCACAGATATGCGTGCAGAAAACACCTCAAAAAATACAAAAATTATTGATTCAGGTCGTGATGCTGGCAAAGTTGAGAATGTGGATTTAAAGGGATCGGGGATTTTAGAAACCTCCGCGAAAGAAGCTGAAAAGAAAGAAAGTCGAGAAGATCTTTTAAAAGACCAGCTTGCTATAGCAAAAATGATGGCAAGTTTACTATCTTCCGGGGCTTCTGCGTCTGTTTACGTGCCTTTAGGAGCTACATGGTCAGGGGGAAGTACAAGCTTTCCTCCTCCAAAATTTTCTGGGACAGTAACGCAAAGTTATAATGATAAACCGGAGCATTCTCCTATGGGAATCTCTAGTAATCAAGGACATACGGATTTTTCATCTATAGATAAATCGGGAAATATGGTAAAAAGTTTTCCGTTATTTGCAGATCATAGTGAAAAACCCTACCGTTTCCCTACCGACCCCTCTTCTAATGATACCATTCCGGATTTAAGTCGCGAGGGGAATGTAAGTTTTTCTGTTCTTTCAGATAATGACCCGGTATTTTCACCAGTTCCTGAAGAAAACCCTGAACCGAAATACGATGCTTCTGCAGGATCAACGGGATTTGATACGGTAAGTTCAGCATATTTATTTTCCTCTCATCAGGGAATATCTTTGCTAGCACCACTGCCGCGTTCTTTATCTGAATATAAACATGAAGTAGAGAAGCGAAAAGGCCCTGGAGCACCGCCAGATCCTTTAATTTATCAATATCGTAACGTGGCTATAGACCCGCCATTGATTTTTAGACCTCCACAACCATTTGCTTCCTCATCGCGTCTTGGGGTGCAAGGGAAGCCGGAGGCTGCTTCTGTGCATGATGACGGAGGAGGATCTGGAGGAGGATTTTCAGGACAAAACCGGGATC contains these protein-coding regions:
- the ltuB gene encoding late transcription unit protein LtuB yields the protein MSGTKKKRNRRDLSRVIQKKTEQLLNKPKKLKGKKSKFLISKDQKQLRHRAEKYDNLVRSLLDRKTHDSNHVLIFNYQDGFVFTDINNFGKYSVKL
- the mreD gene encoding rod shape-determining protein MreD; its protein translation is MDRLVSFQCLSLSVLSFFICPQYYPDLCPIFFAPYLVANFYRLPKEEILIHALILGLFCDIGSSYLFGIHTFLYITTSALLHKMHKIFLNDRWLSIPLINSIFVLVFSYFSYPTLAFFNHKINWSLHSLLLDAKHAFTIDFIYSGIIYLLPCIITQGIRNMRGFLRSRSCY